TTGACCATGGACAGCAGACTACTCAGGCCCGGCCGGGCCCACCCGTGATTGCGACGCCGATCACAGCGCCCTCGGCCGGGCCCTCGGGAACGGAGGCCCGAGACGCTCGGGAACAGTGGCCCGGGGCCCTCGGGAACGGTGGCCCGGGTGCTGCACGGAGCACGCGACGCGGCCCCGGCCGCCGGCGGGGCGCCGCCGGCTACGCGACGTTGACTCTCTGCCCCGGGGGGGCCGCCTCCAGCCAGGCGAGGAACCCGGTGAGGGCGTCGTCGCTCATGGCGAGTTCCAGCGGGGCGCCGTCGTGCAGGCAGCGCAGGACCACGGAGCCGGAGAGCAGGGCGAGCTCCTCCTGACCCTCGGGGTAGCGGCGGCCGAGGACCTCGATCTCACGGCGCGGCAGGACCCGGCGGGGGCGGGGGGCGTAGGAGAAGACCCGGAACCACTCGATGGAGTCGCCGCTGTAGCGGCCGATACCAAAAACCCACCCCTTGCCATCGGTCTGCGGAACCGGGGCTGAGGTGGGTTTGCCGTTCTCGTCGAGGTCGGGCTGCGTGGAGGCGTCGGCCGGCATTTTGAGCCGGTAGCTGCAGTCGAACGTTCCGCCGACGCGCTGGATCACCCGCCGCCGTACGGCGAAGGCGACCAGTCCCGCCACACCGAGCGCCACGACCGCCGCGCACACCACAAGGGCGAGGACCATGCTCACCGACCTCCTCGCTGCCTGCGTTCCCCGAATCGGCCCTGCCCGAGCGGCCGCACTGTCCTACCCAACTGATACGACAGTCCCGGGGTCACGCTCGCGCGTCCCCGGGACCGTCGGTCCTGCTACGTTCAGGCGGCCTTGCGGCGGCCTGCCGCGACGAGGCGGACCTCGGCGCGTCGCTCGGCGTGCGCGTCGCTCTCGCCCTGGGCGAGTTCGAGCGCGCGCTCCGCGCGGTTGACATCGATCTCGTCGGCCAGCTCGGCGATCTCCGCGAGCAGAGACAGCTTGTTGTCGGCGAACGAGATGAAACCGCCGTGCACGGCCGCGATGACCGTGCCGCCGTCGGTGGTCCGGATGGTGACCGGGCCGGACTCCAGCACGCTCAGCACCGGGGTGTGGCCCGGCATGATACCGGTGTCACCGGAGGCCGTACGGGCGACAACGATGGTGGCCGCACCGGACCACACCTTGCGGTCGGCTGCGACCAGCTCGACGTGCAGCTCAGCCAACGTGGGCTCCTAGGCTCTTGCAACGCCCGATTGCTCGGGAGTTTCGGTAAGAATAACGGGCCCGCGCCCCGGAGATGAAACCGGCGGCACGGAGATGACCGGAATCACAGTGAGTGTGACGTGAGGGGTGGTCCCCAGGGCTCTGGGGCCACCCCTCACGCTCACTCTGCTGCCACCTCGCGGTCGCGGTTACTTCTTCGCCAGCTCCGCGGCGTTCTTCTCGAGGTCCTCGATGCCACCGCACATGAAGAAGGCCTGCTCGGGGACGGAGTCGTACTTGCCGTCCGCGATCGCGTTGAAGGCCTCGATGGTCTCCGACAGCGGCACGGTCGAACCCTCGACACCGGTGAACTGCTTCGCCACGTAGGTGTTCTGCGAGAGGAAGCGCTCGATCCGGCGGGCACGGTGGACGGTGAGCTTGTCCTCCTCGCCCAGCTCGTCGATACCGAGGATCGCGATGATGTCCTGGAGGTCCTTGTACTTCTGCAGGATCCCCTTGACGCGGATGGCCGTGTCGTAGTGGTCCAGCGCGATGTAGCGCGGGTCCAGGATGCGGGACGTGGAGTCCAGCGGGTCGACGGCCGGGTAGATGCCCTTCTCGGAGATCGGACGGGAGAGAACCGTCGTCGCGTCGAGGTGGGCGAAGGTGGTGGCCGGCGCCGGGTCGGTCAGGTCGTCCGCGGGGACGTAGATCGCCTGCATCGAGGTGATCGAGTGACCGCGGGTCGAGGTGATGCGCTCCTGGAGGAGGCCCATCTCGTCGGCCAGGTTCGGCTGGTAGCCCACCGCGGAGGGCATCCGGCCGAGCAGGGTCGACACCTCGGAACCGGCCTGGGTGAACCGGAAGATGTTGTCGATGAAGAGCAGAACGTCCTGCTGCTCGACGTCGCGGAAGTACTCCGCCATCGTCAGGGCGGACAGGGCGACGCGCAGGCGGGTGCCCGGCGGCTCGTCCATCTGGCCGAAGACCAGCGCGGTCTTGTCCAGAACGCCCGAGTCGACCATCTCTTCGATGAGGTCGTTGCCCTCACGGGTGCGCTCGCCGACACCGGCGAACACGGAGACACCACCGAAGTTCTCGGCGACGCGGTAGATCATCTCCTGGATCAGAACGGTCTTGCCGACACCGGCACCACCGAACAGACCGATCTTGCCACCCTGAACGTACGGGGTGAGCAGGTCGATGACCTTGATGCCGGTCTCGAACATCTCGGTCTTCGACTCGAGCTCGGAGAAGTTCGGGGCCTTGCGGTGGATCGGCCAGCGGACCTCCACCTGGGACTCGAACTCGGCCGCGTCGACGTTCAGGACCTCGCCGAGGGCGTTGAAGACCTTGCCCTTGGTGATCTGGCCGACCGGGACCTCGATGGCACGGCCGGTGTTCCGGACCTCGGTGCCGCGCACGACGCCGTCGGTCTGCTGCATCGAGATGCCGCGGACCAGACCGTCGCCGAGGTGCTGCGCGACCTCCAGCGTCAGGGTCTTGACGGTGCCGTCGGTCCCGGCGACGTCCAGCTTCAGCGCGTTGTACATGTTCGGAATCGCGTCGACGGGGAACTCCACGTCGACGACCGGGCCGATGACCCGCGCGACGCGGCCCGTCGCCGTGGTCGGCTCAACAGTGGTGGTCATGTCTTATTCACTCCCCGCGTTAGCGTCGGCGAGGGCATTGGCGCCGCCGATGATCTCGCTGATTTCCTGGGTGATCTCGGCCTGTCGGGCCGAGTTGGCAAGCCGCGTGAGCGCCTTGATGAGGTCTTCCGCGTTGTCGGTCGCCGACTTCATCGCACGACGCCGGGCGGCGTGCTCCGAAGCGGCGGACTGCAGCAGCGCGTTGTAGATCCGGCTCTCGACGTACCGCGGCAGCAGGGCGTCGAGGACGCCTTCGGCCGACGGCTCGAAGTCGTACAGCGGGAAGATCTCCGCCTTGGCCGGACGGTTGTCACTGAGCTGGACGTCGTCCAGCTTCAGCGGCAGCAGCCGGGCGTCGACGGCGGTCTGCGTCAGCATCGACTCGAACTCGGTGGAGACCAGGTGGAGCTCGTCCACCCCGCCGGTCTCCGCCGTGAACGCCTCGATGAGCTCGCTCGCGACCGTCTTGGCATCGCCGTACGTCGGCTTGTCCGAGAAGCCCGTCCACGACGCCGCGACCTCACGGTGGCGGAAGTTGTAGTACGAGACGCCCTTGCGGCCGACGATGTACGTCACCACGTCCTTGCCCTCGGCACGCAGCCGCTCGGAGAGAGCGGTCGCCTGCTTGATGGCGTTGGTCGAGTAGCCGCCGGCCAGACCGCGGTCCGCCGTGATCAGCAGGACCGCGGCGCGGGACGCCGACGGGTTCTCGGTGGTGAGCGGGTGCTTGGCGTTGGACCGGGTGGCCACCGCCGTCACCGCCCGGGTGAGTTCATCGGCGTACGGAGTGGAGGCGGCCACCGCGCGCTGCGCCTTGACGATGCGCGACGCGGAGATCATCTCCATCGCCTTGGTGATCTTCTTCGTCGCGGTGACAGAGCGGATCCGGCGCTTGTAGACCCGAAGCTGTGCTCCCATGGGTCGTTACGTCCTTTCCCTCGCTACCGGACTCAGGCCTGCTCGCCGAGGAGCTTGCCGTCGGCGGTGGTGAAACCCTGCTTGAAGGCGGTGATGGCAGCGGTCAGAGCGTCGAGCGTGCCGTCGCCCATCTTGCTGTCGTTCTCCACGATGCCGAGCAGCAGGTCCTTGTGCTGCAGGCGCAGGAAGTCCAGGAACTCGCGCTCGAAGCGGCGGATGTCCGCCACCGGGACGTCGTCCATCTTGCCGGTGGTGCCGGCCCAGATGGAGACGACCTGCTCCTCGACCGGGAACGGCTGGTACTGGCCCTGCTTCAGCAGCTCGACCATGCGCGCACCGCGCTCCAGCTGGGCCTTGGAGGCCGGGTCCAGGTCGGAACCGAAGGCGGCGAACGCCTCCAGCTCGCGGTACTGGGCCAGGTCCAGACGCAGGCGGCCGGCCACCTGGCGCATCGGCTTGATCTGCGCGGAGCCACCGACACGGGAGACCGAGATACCGACGTTCACGGCCGGGCGGATGCCGGCGTTGAACAGGTCGGACTCCAGGAAGCACTGGCCGTCGGTGATCGAGATGACGTTGGTCGGGATGTACGCCGACACGTCGTTGGCCTTGGTCTCGATGATCGGCAGACCGGTCATCGAGCCCGCGCCCAGCTCGTCCGAGAGCTTCGCGCAACGCTCCAGCAGGCGGGAGTGCAGGTAGAAGACGTCGCCCGGGTACGCCTCGCGGCCCGGCGGGCGGCGCAGCAGCAGGGAAACGGAACGGTAGGCCTCGGCCTGCTTCGACAGGTCGTCGAAGATGATCAGGACGTGCTTGCCGTCGTACATCCACTCCTGGCCGATGGCGGAGCCGGTGTACGGGGCGAGGTACTTGAAGCCCGCGGGGTCGGAGGCGGGAGCGGCCACGATGGTGGTGTACTCCAGCGCGCCGGCCTCCTCCAGGGCGCCGCGAACGGACGCGATGGTGGAGCCCTTCTGGCCGATCGCCACGTAGACGCAGCGGACCTGCTTCTGCGGGTCGCCGGAGCGCCAGTTGTCGCGCTGGTTGATGATCGCGTCGATCGCCACCGCGGTCTTGCCGGTCTGGCGGTCGCCGATGATCAGCTGGCGCTGGCCGCGGCCGATCGGGGTCATCGCGTCGATGGCCTTGATGCCGGTCTGCAGCGGCTCGTGCACCGACTTGCGGGCCATGACGCCCGGGGCCTGCAGCTCCAGGGCGCGACGGCCGGTGGAGACGATGTCGCCCAGGCCGTCGATCGGGTTGCCCAGCGGGTCCACGACGCGGCCGAGGTAACCCTCGCCGACCGGGACGGAGAGGACCTCGCCGGTGCGGTGCACCGTCTGACCCTCCTCGATGCCGCTGAACTCGCCGAGGATGACGACACCGATCTCGCGGGTGTCGAGGTTCAGCGCGAGACCGAGGGTCCCGTCCTCGAACCGAAGCAGCTCGTTCGCCATCACCGAGGGCAGGCCCTCGACGTGGGCGATGCCGTCCGCCGTGTCAGTGACCGTTCCGACCTCTTCACGCGAGGCGGCGTCCGGCTGGTACGACTGGACAAAGTCGGCCAGCGCGTCCCGGATTTCCTCCGGACGGATCGTAAGCTCCGCCATCAGGCTTCCCTGCTCTCCTAGTTTGCGATCCTCGGCCCGCCATTGAGGGCCGCAAGTGTGGTACGCGTCACGACCCCGGTCGGGTTCACCGGCCGGGGGCCGGGGGTCTCCCCCCGGATGACGCAGTCGACTCTCGGCCGGGACGTAGTCGAACCGGCCGTACGTTGTACCGGCTCCCGCACGCGGGGCCGGCGCCCGACCGAGGGTCGGATGTTGCTCGGTGCTCAGCCTTCGAGCGCCTGGCGAGCGCCTTCGAGGCGGCTCGCCACGGTGCCGTCGATGATCTCGTCACCGATCTGCACCCGGACACCACCGCGGACCTCGGGGTCCACGTCGATGTTCAGGTGGACCTGGCGCCCGTACAGCCGGCCCAGGGCGCCCGAGAGGCGCTCCTTCTGGCTGTCCGACAGCGGCACCGCGCTGGTGACCAGGGCCACCACACGACCGCGCCGGGCCGCGGCGAGCTTGGAGTAGGACTCCAGGCCCTGTTCCAGGCTACGACCACGCGGGTTGGTGACCAGGCCGGAGACCAGGCGCACGGTGCCCGCGTTGGCCCGGCCGCCGAGCAGCTTGGTGACCAGCTCGCCCTTGGCGGCGGGGCCGGCCTTGGGCTCGGTCAGGGCACTGCGCAGCTCGTGCGAGCCACTGACGATCCGGCCGAACCGGAAGACCTCGTCCTCGACGTCGTCCAGGGCACCGGCCTTGTCGGCGGCGATGACCTCGGCGTACGCGGCGAGCTCCTCGATGGCGTCCACCAGGTCACGGGCACCCGACCAGCGGGAGCGGACCAGGCCGGAGACCAGGTCGAGCGTCTCGCCCGAGACCTGGCCGGCCAGCAGCGCGCCGACCAGCTGGGCCTTGTCCTGACCGGACCGCGAAGGGTCGGTCAGCACCCGGCGAAGCGAAACCTCGCGGTCCAGCAGGACCGTGACGGCGGCGAGCTCCTCGGCGACCTCGGACGAGTCCACCGAGGTGGAGTCGGTCAGGCTGTCGAGGTTCTTCCGCCCTGCGGCGAGGGCCTCACGGCTTGCGCCGATCACTTGGCAGCCGCCGTGGACGCGGCGGCCTTGGCCTCCAGGTCCTCCAGGAAACGGTCGATCACG
The sequence above is drawn from the Kitasatospora sp. NBC_00315 genome and encodes:
- the atpA gene encoding F0F1 ATP synthase subunit alpha — protein: MAELTIRPEEIRDALADFVQSYQPDAASREEVGTVTDTADGIAHVEGLPSVMANELLRFEDGTLGLALNLDTREIGVVILGEFSGIEEGQTVHRTGEVLSVPVGEGYLGRVVDPLGNPIDGLGDIVSTGRRALELQAPGVMARKSVHEPLQTGIKAIDAMTPIGRGQRQLIIGDRQTGKTAVAIDAIINQRDNWRSGDPQKQVRCVYVAIGQKGSTIASVRGALEEAGALEYTTIVAAPASDPAGFKYLAPYTGSAIGQEWMYDGKHVLIIFDDLSKQAEAYRSVSLLLRRPPGREAYPGDVFYLHSRLLERCAKLSDELGAGSMTGLPIIETKANDVSAYIPTNVISITDGQCFLESDLFNAGIRPAVNVGISVSRVGGSAQIKPMRQVAGRLRLDLAQYRELEAFAAFGSDLDPASKAQLERGARMVELLKQGQYQPFPVEEQVVSIWAGTTGKMDDVPVADIRRFEREFLDFLRLQHKDLLLGIVENDSKMGDGTLDALTAAITAFKQGFTTADGKLLGEQA
- the atpD gene encoding F0F1 ATP synthase subunit beta, whose product is MTTTVEPTTATGRVARVIGPVVDVEFPVDAIPNMYNALKLDVAGTDGTVKTLTLEVAQHLGDGLVRGISMQQTDGVVRGTEVRNTGRAIEVPVGQITKGKVFNALGEVLNVDAAEFESQVEVRWPIHRKAPNFSELESKTEMFETGIKVIDLLTPYVQGGKIGLFGGAGVGKTVLIQEMIYRVAENFGGVSVFAGVGERTREGNDLIEEMVDSGVLDKTALVFGQMDEPPGTRLRVALSALTMAEYFRDVEQQDVLLFIDNIFRFTQAGSEVSTLLGRMPSAVGYQPNLADEMGLLQERITSTRGHSITSMQAIYVPADDLTDPAPATTFAHLDATTVLSRPISEKGIYPAVDPLDSTSRILDPRYIALDHYDTAIRVKGILQKYKDLQDIIAILGIDELGEEDKLTVHRARRIERFLSQNTYVAKQFTGVEGSTVPLSETIEAFNAIADGKYDSVPEQAFFMCGGIEDLEKNAAELAKK
- a CDS encoding F0F1 ATP synthase subunit epsilon produces the protein MAELHVELVAADRKVWSGAATIVVARTASGDTGIMPGHTPVLSVLESGPVTIRTTDGGTVIAAVHGGFISFADNKLSLLAEIAELADEIDVNRAERALELAQGESDAHAERRAEVRLVAAGRRKAA
- a CDS encoding DUF2550 domain-containing protein; the protein is MVLALVVCAAVVALGVAGLVAFAVRRRVIQRVGGTFDCSYRLKMPADASTQPDLDENGKPTSAPVPQTDGKGWVFGIGRYSGDSIEWFRVFSYAPRPRRVLPRREIEVLGRRYPEGQEELALLSGSVVLRCLHDGAPLELAMSDDALTGFLAWLEAAPPGQRVNVA
- a CDS encoding F0F1 ATP synthase subunit delta; amino-acid sequence: MIGASREALAAGRKNLDSLTDSTSVDSSEVAEELAAVTVLLDREVSLRRVLTDPSRSGQDKAQLVGALLAGQVSGETLDLVSGLVRSRWSGARDLVDAIEELAAYAEVIAADKAGALDDVEDEVFRFGRIVSGSHELRSALTEPKAGPAAKGELVTKLLGGRANAGTVRLVSGLVTNPRGRSLEQGLESYSKLAAARRGRVVALVTSAVPLSDSQKERLSGALGRLYGRQVHLNIDVDPEVRGGVRVQIGDEIIDGTVASRLEGARQALEG
- a CDS encoding F0F1 ATP synthase subunit gamma, coding for MGAQLRVYKRRIRSVTATKKITKAMEMISASRIVKAQRAVAASTPYADELTRAVTAVATRSNAKHPLTTENPSASRAAVLLITADRGLAGGYSTNAIKQATALSERLRAEGKDVVTYIVGRKGVSYYNFRHREVAASWTGFSDKPTYGDAKTVASELIEAFTAETGGVDELHLVSTEFESMLTQTAVDARLLPLKLDDVQLSDNRPAKAEIFPLYDFEPSAEGVLDALLPRYVESRIYNALLQSAASEHAARRRAMKSATDNAEDLIKALTRLANSARQAEITQEISEIIGGANALADANAGSE